The Agaribacterium sp. ZY112 genome includes the window GATTTTACTTGCTTTTCTCAGTACCATCATTGGTAACTGTTGTTATATACAGTACTATGGGTGTGGATAATTTGATTTCAAGTGAAAACAATTTTTTAAGTAGCTCTTAATTTCCACTGGTAGTTGAGTAAAAAACTGAAGAAAAGATGTCGCTCGCCGCTGGGCAAGGGTTCCAGCGAGCTGAAACCCTATTTCTAGGCTTGAAGGGGGAGTGCTGTAAAGGGGCCGAGTCCTCGCTAAATACGCGCTTTCGCGCCGCTGCGGGCCGCACCAACCCCTTGACACTTGTAGGGCTGAGTATGCTGGAGGAGGGCTTATTCGTGCTGGTTGGGGATTCGCATTAGTACTCCGATAGTTGCGTCAAGTACAGCCGTATCGGATTCGTCTAGAGTGACGCTTTGCGTTATCAAAGATATAAGTGAGCTAGATAGATATGCGGCGTCTAATAGCGATACTTCCATTTTGCGTGAGGACTTTTTAAGCGTTCTTGCTCCAATTTCAAAATCCATTTTAGTTATTTCATCTATTTGTAGCTTCATCGTATTTCCTTTTGGGAATTTCCTGTGGGAAATTTGGGGTTGTAAAGTGGGATGTTTAGTTTGGTTCTTGCATAAGAAGCGTCAACCCAAGCTCTCGCTACGCTCGATGCTCTGTGTTGTCGCTTCTTATGTCATGCAGGATCAGCGCTTACTAACCCTTCAATAAAGCCCTTCGGTTCTTCGTGAGTTCGGCATAGTGCGTAGCCCTGATAGTCTTGGCCGCCAAGCTTAACCATGCAGTCGTTAACGATTTCAAATTCATACCCCAAGAATGTCAATTCTTCTTGGTTTAGGTGAACTATTGAATTCGTGAAGTTAATTTCAAATATGTACTCGATCTTTGTTTTTCCGTTTGGGTATCTAGTGCTAAATCGCCCTGTAATAAACACAGAGTCGGCATCTGATAGAAAGCGATTTTCCTTTTTTCTTTTCTCCCTAACTTGGGGTTTAGTCGATATCTGGGACTGATCTGATGGCGGAGTGACTTGAGGTTGAATTGGTAGCGAAGGTGTAACAGCATATTTTGTGGGGGGCGATGAATAATGCCCAATTAAGTGCTGTACGCCATAATACAAGGCGGTCAAACTGAGGATGGCAAGTGCAAATCCAATTTTTATAGATAGCCGACCAAGTACTGAGAATCGATTATCTATTCTTGATTCATTGCCTGCTTCTCCTGATTTACTCTTTGTATGACTTTGGTATAGCTGAAATATTTCCTTTTTGAAGGACCCGTGTATCTCCCTTTCACGTTTTGATACAGGAGGTGACGCTCCGGTAACTGGGCCATAATATACATCTACTCTATATCTAGAGCTAAACCCTAACTTTGACTGTTTTATTGTTCGGTATGTGGTTTCAACTAAGCTTCTTGCGAAGTTTGCAATCTGTCCAAGATCTTGCGTGACCAAAACAATTTCTGTTGAATATCCATTTTCACCAACCATATGTCGGTGCTCAGCTAAAAATGACTTATCCTCCTGTCTTACGTTTTTTGCGTTTAATCCGGACGGCCAAAGCCTCCATAGTTCGTCGATGATAATTACCGATCCGGCGATAAATACATCTTCCCACCAGTTTGGGTTTTCAACAATGTCTTCAATTCGGAATTGTTTTACGGTCATGCCAAATCTTGATTGGCACTCTTCATCAATCATCGGGATATTGGTGAACACAACTCGAGAAGCTTCTAAGGCTGGGGCTATGACATGTTCGACTACGCCATAGGTTTTTCCGTGCCCAGGCAGCCCAGTATAAGCAGATATAGTCATTGGTTATCCTATTATAGGTATCCTTCGTAATATAAATCGTGCGACATAGGCGCTGACGATAATGCCTAGACCGATATCTAGTTGAAAAGCGCTCGCCGCCCAGCTAACTCCGGATGGTAAGGTATGTGTGCCTAGGTTGGTCATGAAGTCCGGTACCGGAATAGATTCAAAAAGTCCTGCACAACCCGAAAGAATTGAATCCCAAGTGTCTAGTGCTAGGCCCTGCAATTCGATGCTTATCCACTCCAATGAGCAAGAGATGTCATACCAGCTGCAGTTACTATTAATTTCACTCATGACTAGGAGCTCGCAAAAATACGGAATGCAATCCATGTATAAATAATCAACATAACTGCGCTAAGAATAGGTTTAACTGATTCCATTAAGTCGCAGTGAATTGTTGTTGATATGTTTTTGTTAATAATTGTGCTTTCTAGATTAATGCTGAAACCTGGGCAAATAGCATTATCCAACGAAATTATTGTTGTCATATCAGAGAATGCCTGAACAACATTTGATGAGGTTATTCGAGATCTAAAGTTGGTCATAGCTTCCTCATAACTTCCAACTCCTGCTGAAATATTAGGAGGGAGATCTTTGGGTGGTGGAGAAATACACTCGATGTAGTTAGTAAGGTTCGGGTCGCAAGGGCCTGAATTGAGGGCCTCATTAATGCTATCAATCTTTGCTCCGACCTGATTAATGGTTCCGATAATGGTCGATGCATTGTTTTCATCGAACTGCCGATTGTTATCTAAAGATTCCTGTACTTCATTAATCGCACTTTCTATAGCTCCTGTATTTATCTTGCTTTGGTCTATGTCATCTCGGATTGCTCGCTCAACGTTACTAAATTCTGGAGTAAGCTCATCTCTAATCATGCCGGCCAAGCTGTATGGGTCTATATGTGCAGTATCCAGTGTTGACCCGCTGCCTTCATCTGGAGTGGAGGGGTCATTAAATGGGTTTCCATCACCATTTCCTCCAAGGTCTGGGTGGTCTGGTGATTCGGGTGAAATTGAATTGCACTGTAGGGTCCAGTTTCCTGGATTTATATATTCAAAATTGGACAATTGATCCGCTTCACAATTTGAAGAAAGTACTGCCTCTTCAAAACATGATAGATAGTCAGTACAAGATGTCGGGCATATGCCAATATCCTGTCGAGCATATGTACCATCAGAGCAGAGCATTAGGTCTGGTCGATCACATCCGTAGTAGCCATTGAGGTTTGGAGGGAAGCCGTCTTCGCAAAATTCAGGTGTCGCATTCATACAGGCCTGTAAGTCCACTAGTTCACAGTCTCCCGAGGCTCCTTGTAATTCGTAGCCAATCGGACAGGTTTTTGTGAATGACTCTAGATACATGCAATGAACACCAGGGCCTGATTCGTTAATAGCAAGACACCCATTTAGTGAATAACCAACAGTTGATCCGCTAGATTCTGATCTGTATCTGGCCAGTTCTGGAAAAGTAACTTTTTCTGCGTGCCAGTATTGAAGGATAGCCCCGCCATTTATTGGTGGTCTGCCTTCGAACTCATATAGCCCATCAGCATAGCTCGTCAAAAACTCTTCTAGATCTGGTAGTTCCGAGTTCGGATTTTCAATTGTTGGAGATACATATTCGCATTCGGACAGACAGTATGATGAATAAGAAACAAAAATTAATATGGAAATTATTTTTCTCATGTTGCCCCTCTCCCAATTAAAACAATCGAAAGCACATCGCTGATGTGCAAAATCCAAACAAGAAAAAAGTCCAGTAGTAAAGGTCTAACATCATTTCTCCATTAATTAGCGGGGAGTAATCCCCGCTATAGTTAATCGGTTCTAACCGCCGCGAATCATTGCAAGTAGCATCTTGGCACCTTTCACCGAGACTAAAACTGCAACTATTGCAGCCGCTACTGTACCGATGCCGGTGATAATTACTGTGTAGTCGACTGCGCTAGTGATTGTTGATACTGTTGCTGCATCCATAGTTTTACCTTAAAAGTTTCATTAATTGAGATAGCCCCCAAGCTGTAGCCCAAGGGGTTATAAACAGGCCGAAGCCTGCTCCGAACATAGCCGTGGCAACCGTTGGGTCGATTTGGCTAAGGTCAAACGGGATGGGGGCTAGTTGCGTAATCCACCCCGTCGAACACGATGTGGAGCCATCACTCAATTCTGTGATGATTCCTTCGCAAGCAATAACAGAAGCCATTAGCTGGCTTTTGATAGTGTTTTGGATAGTGGAATAAGCCCAACTTCAAAAGGGTTGAGCTCTAAGTTTTTAAATCGACCAACCTGGAAGTTGTTCAGTGAGAGTTCATATTCTCCTACTGGGTTTGCATCAGTGGGCGCCTTAAGTGGGATTTCAATTTGATGAGGGAATGCGCCACCTAGATGCACATATGCGTCTTGAAAATACCGCACACCGTTTTTGGTGTTTCGTGATTTTGCTTGGTGGTGACCGTCAATAATGCTGATTTTTACCATTTTGTTTATCTCTTTCGTTGAGTTTGGAAGATGTGTTATTTCTTTGGGTTGAAATTTAATTCAGTGTTTCTATATCTGCGTAGAGTTATTGATATGAATCCAAGGCGACCCGCTTTCGCGGATCGCTTTGATCTATTGAATTTATAAAAGGGGAGTTTTGAAACTTGATTTCATCAATTACCTCAACGATCCCACTCATTATTTTCTGTTGTGCCGATTTAAGGTTTGGAGTGTCTTTAACTTCCCAGTAGTGAATTCGACTAATTACTGTCATTCCTCCGACTAGAAGGCCGATTACACGTTCAGACGCAGTGTCACCATATTTAGTAAATAGTTTCTTCTTAAGCTCGCCCGTTTCTTTGTCTAGGTTTTCGCTAGCTCCGTATGCAGGCCTAATAGACTGGTCTGTTCTTGAGACTATCGGCCCGCCCATAGCTTCAGTAAAAGCGGCCCAATCGTTAGATCGAGCAGCAATACGTAGCTTTTCTAATTCTCCCTCTTGTTCTGACAGGCGTCGTAATTCTCTCCAAACGGTCACGCTGGCACCTCCAATCTGTTGGAATTGTCTAATTCGATGGGTTCTTGCCCATGCCTCAATACTCATGGCTATATCTGTGGCGTTTCGGCCAGACCAATCTTTAGAGTCTGATTCGTTGCAGTTGTTTACGCCGTGCCCGTCAATGTTTTTACAGACGTATTTAATTAGATAGCCTGTAGCTGAGTACTCTTTCCCTGTGGTTGGATTGGTACCGCTTTTAATTTCTTCCACTTTTAATCGCCGTTTTTTTGCTCCATTTTCATCTGGTGAATCTTGTAGGGCATAATGACGAAATATTTCTTCAACTTGTTCTAAGTTTTCTTTTGTGGCGAATAGCATGAAATGCCAGTGGGGAGTTCCGTCATGGTGTGGCTCTGCAATTCGGAAGCCATAAGGTTTAATAGATAGGCGGGACAATTTAGCTTGTATTCTTGCCCAAACATTAGATAGGTATTTTTGCGCGTCTCTTGGGCTTAGATTTTCATATTTCTTGTTTGGAATAACTTTAATCATTCGTCCGTTACGAATGATTTTTGTCATTTTGTGAAATCGTGAAGGGGTGGTTAGAGTAATGAAGGCTGCATTATGTTTGTATGCTTTTGCAATAAGCTCAAAACCTTTACAGCGAGCCAATAATTCAAACCGTCTTATCGCAGGATTGGAGACAGACTTGTCGGAGAGTTGAGCCAGTGTGAATTCGTCATTTTTCTCATTAACTACAATAGTATTTTCTAGGTAGCTTCTACTTGCTTGTCTTTGTGATGTTCTCGTTGCTAACGTGATTGGGGAGCAATAAGGTGATGATTTTGCATTTACCTGCCTTAAGTCCCTGGCTAGTATTTCTATGCGTTCGTTTTGCAGGTTCTTTAGCTTTCTTCTCCACCATCTTGAGCAACAAAGTCGGTTTATACATGACTTATATGTCGCTCCCTTTTCAACGAAGGGTGGATCAATTTGATATGAATCTGCAATGCTACAAAGCTCGTCGTAACACTCTATTTCTATGTCATATTTTTTTGAAATGGATTGGCAGAATTCAGCTTTATCGTCTGCAAATGCTATTAGCTCTGAAAGGCTGGTTAACAACCAAAGATCGCTTACTGTAAGGTAGGCTTCTAGCTCCAGTAAACGAAGATTGGCTGAAGCATGCGATTTAGACTTGGCAAGGTGAAGATATTCTGCGCGAACGGCATTAGCCAGCATCCCGCAACGTTCAATAATACGTTTGCGAAACGGGGAGCACTCATTAGTGCCAAACTGCTCTAATGTAGTGTTTAAATGAAGGCGGCCGTCAAAATCAACGAATTGGCCAGCCTTGGTGGCATAAGCTACCATACGCGGGTTCCTCTTTTAGCGAAGCGGGGACAAATCAGGGGTACGCCAATACCCCTCCAAGCCATACCAGCGCCAACTGGTATGGCTTACCTTCTAAAATTCAAATTCTTCTTCTAAGCACTCTTTGTTGAATAATGCGTAATTGATCAAACGACGCTTACCAACCTTCAATGTTGGAAGCTGCCCCGAATACATCATTCCGCGAACTACATCGACGCGTAGTCCAGTTATATCGCTGAACATCTCTTTTGTGATTGCAGCACCGACGGCGTTAGTTAAAGTCTTGGATACTTCTAAGGGTTTTGAATCCACTTCCCATTCTCCTTCTGGTTTCTTCAGGTTTTGACTTGTTGTGTGGCATCTGCCATATTTACTGCATCAGTATTCTCTGTGGGTGCAATTGCATCCTGTTGAGGTGCAAAGCTACACTGTCTAGGATTGATATGTCAATACCCATTCATGAAAAAATTGAGAGAATAAGAGCCGCTGTGGGGCTATCGCAGGCCGACTTTGCCGAGCTTGTTGGTCTTTCTGTCAATACGCTCAAAGCTATTGTTAAGAGGGGGAGTTCACCACGGTTTGAGGTCGTAGAGCAGATCGCTAGACGTTGGCCGCAATACGCTTATTGGTTATTGACGGGGCAGACTATGTCACCGTCGCACGTATCTCCATTGCAAGCAGATCAACTTATATATCGTGTTTTTGATTCCGCGAATAATCCCGAGCCAGTTGTATCTGAGCTAATGGTGAAGCCTGAGTTCCTTACGCAGTTAATATTTTTACAGTGTATTGATGAGCCAAATGATCTTTATTGCTTAATTGAAGCTAAGGCGTATACAGCGAGTCAGACCAAGCAGTGTGTTCTTGTTAGTGGAAATATGAATTTTTGTAGTGATGATAAGGGCGCTCTCGGATTGGCCAAGTTTGCAGAATTTATTGAGAGGATCGGGCGCGAGGACTTGGTGAAATCCAGCCATATGAAGCATGTGTTTAGTTCAGACCTTGAAAAGCTTATCAGCAGCTCAGAAATTGCTGGTGAACAGCTTGCCGAGCCTGACCTAGGGACTGCAAAGTGGAAAATGTATGTACACCTTAATTTTTCTAAATGGAGGATGGATGGTGCTAGATATGAACCGACGTATTCTTGGCGTGATATGGACTTCTAATGTCTGTTACTGAGATTAAAGCGAATATGGATGTTTGGTTGTCTGGGGAGTATTGAAATTGGCAATTCGCAAGGATGGCGATAAATGGCTTGTTGATATTCGCCCGAATGGCGTAGTGGGGCGACGGGTTAGAAAGAAATTTGATACTAAGTCTGAAGCCATTCGATTTGAAAAGTACCTGTTAGCAAAAGCTAGCTCTGACAAAGAATGGAATGAGAGTAAAGCTGATCGTAGATTGCTCTCTGAATTAATTGAGATTTGGTACAAGCTTCTTGGTTATCAGCTGAAAGATGGGCTTCGTCGAAAAAACAAGATGATTCACACTTGCGAGGGGTTGGGTGATCCTCGAGCAGAAAAGCTTACGCCAAAGATGTTTCTCAACTATCGATTCGTCAGGACGGAAGCGGGTATTTCCGGTAAAACCCTTAATAATGAGCTTTGCTATCTAAACAGCATGTATAACGGGTTAAAGGCGTCCGGAGAGGTTAGTTACTCAAACCCCTTGGGTGAAATGAAAATGCTCAAATTGGATGAGCGTGAATTATCATGGTTGTCGAGTGACGAAATTCAACATCTGCTAGGGACGATATCCAGCTTTTCTGAAAACCCACATGTACTGCTGCTGACAAAGATCTGCTTGGCAACTGGGGCTAGGTGGGGTGAGGCAGAAGCAATTACTCTTCGTAAATTATCGCAATATAAGCTTACTTTTTCTCAAACTAAGAGTGGCAAGGTTCGGGTCGTTCCGATATCAAAAGAATTGAATGATGAATTGGTTGAGCACTTGGAGGAATTCGATGTATTTGGCTCATCCATTAGTGCGTTTAGGCGTGCTCTTGTTAGGTCAAAGATTCAATTGCCGAAAGGGCAGGCGGCACATGTATTGCGGCACACTTTTGCTAGTCATTTTATTATGAACGGAGGAAATATATTGACGTTGCAAAAAATTCTTGGGCACTCTACGATCAATATGACAATGAGATATGCGCACTTGTCTCCCGACCATTTGTATGAAGCTGTATCATTGAATCCAATTGAAAATTGGTTGTAACAGCCCTGTAAAATACGATATTACTAAAGTGGTAGTTAGTACGAGGCAGAGTAAAAAACCAGGGAAGAGTCCTATAGCCTGAATGTGCCACTTTTCATCCGGCCTTTGAATGTCCCATTGGCTAGGCTCAATCTTTCCTTCGGTAAGAAACGGAAGCCAATATTGAGAAATAAACTCTTTACTGAAAAAACCGTCGTGGCCAAAATTATGATGGCGGTCTGTGATTTCTGGATGATTAAACCCAAAACGACCTGATGCTCCGTAGCCAAATGTTGAAGATTTAGCCAGAACGGGCCATATGTCCTTTGTTCCGCAATCGTTTATGAAAAGGTTTTTATCTTGGCTTTTTAATGCTGGCCAGTCATGGTTTTCGTCTACAATTGATCCGCAAAGTATAATTTTTTTGAAATTGAATTGCGGATTATGTTTAATAATTTTACTGAGTATGTAAGTCCCGTTGCTATGTGCGACTGCGCATAATTCGGCACCTGGATGAGTACCAATAATGGTGTTTATTGCTCGCTGGACCTTACGAACTGGTGAGTTTCTGAAAAGCCATGGGATTGGTATCCAGAATCTAATTCCGTCGAAAAATCCGTATTTGCAATGCCTTACTTCAAAATCTCCCGTTTTATTAATCTCGTTTTCAAGGAGGTTAAACCACTTCCCTTGAGTTCTAATTCCATGAATTAGAACTACTATTTTTTTGGGGGGAGCGGGCAGCCCTGCAAGGGCAAGATCGATGAGTTGAGATAGCTCTTCTCTTTCACTTTGCGACGGTATTTGACTTAGGTAAGTCTTGGTGAAGGCAAATTTTTCAGAGTCTGAAACGTGTTTGTATAGCTCTAAAAATTTTTTGTAAGCCTCAGTTGCTGACATCTTAACCTGCAGCTGTTTTATAAATGACTTTGATTATGTCTGGAGTTACGTGTATGTCTTGCTCGCTTCTCCAGTCATAGATGTCTTCAGGGATTTCGGTTAAGTAAGGATAGTCCTTGATTCCTCCGTTATCGGCTTTAGATATTACGCGATAATGCTTCTGAAGAAACCCGATGCTCACCAAGGTGTTTAAAATATGGGTTAACGCATAAGTTGACGATGGAGTTGTTAATTCATATAAGCCGAATAGAGGGTACTCCCTCTTTTCTTCAGAAAAAAGGTTGAAAATACGCTCAATTGTATGTTCTTCATTTGGATACTTTTGTATTAAGTTTCCAAATTGTTGCGAGAGTATATTCATAGTTTTCCATCGTAACTTTTCTCCCCAAGCGAAATTCATTGGGGTGCCCACTAATAACCACGTTAATCGGGGAGTTAGGGGTGCTTTCGCCGTCCCTCTCGATAAACCAAAAATTACTATGCTCGCAATAGCTGTCATCTGTGCTAAACGAGTCAATAGCACCCTTTATGTTCTTATCTGACTTTAATGTTGCTGTTGGGTTCCCTGTCGCTGCCGTTAGGCAATTTCCTTGCCCGTTTCGAATTGAACTTTTGGACTCTATAAGTATATCGTCAAGCTCTCCCTCGTCAGCCAAAGTTATTCGGTTTTTTATTGCGCTTAATGAAACTTCGTTGAAGCTGTCAAAGTTAATTATATCTGAGATTATTGAAAGAGTGTGGTCATGTGCGGCTTTATAAGCGTCATTGGTCGAATGTGACGCAATACGTAATTCAAGTAAGCCATTTTGGCTAAGTCGGACGATATTGGTAGCGCGAGTTTTGACCTCGTCATAGATCTTTGTCACCCTCCCGTTTTCCGATGAAGTCTCAGCTTCTTTCCTTGTGATGCGTGTCTCAGCAATTTTAAGTACCAAGAAGTCTTTGCTTTCTCTGGAGTCAATGCGGGCGTCTACCAGCTCCGGTGATTCGGGCAGCTCCAAGATGGCCGGGGATTCTAATAGCCCTTCCTTTCCTATTGTCTTGAGCGCTTCGGTTAGGTGCTTGGTAGTTACAAGATCATTTGCTGTTGTTGGAGAGCACTTATATAAAAAGACGTGCTGGCGCCCGTGTTCTTCAGTTTCTCTAAGAAATTGGTGCAGGTCGCTTAGTTTAAGGTTTCCGCCCTCTAGGGCTGGTACGACCCTTTCTTGAAAAAAGGTATTCCATGTGGAAGCTGATCGAGGTAGCCCATTTTGAGCTAGAAACTCTCTTGCTTCTGGGAGTGTCGCAGCTTCCCGTATTAGATTGAAGAGGAGCGTTTGTTTGGAAGTTTCTACCATAAAACAACCTTTTACTGATCAGACTGGCTTTGTGGCTAACACTACCTGTCCTAGCCTTCTAATTTATTTATCTTACCTGAACCACTGGACTCTTTGTGGTCATTTTGCGTGTAAAAACACCGCCAACCCCAAAATGTGTATATATATCAAAAGGTTGGCGGTTTGTCTTTGGTGGAGGCGGGGGGATTTGAACCCCCGTCCGTCAGCACTCGGCCTTCAGCTCTACATGTTTAGATCCGCTTATTGATTTAACGAATAACGACCCAGCGGGCGGGGTGTTAAACGCTGGCCTGTTAAGTTTTAGCTGATCCACCCCAGGCAGGCTTCACTGCGATCCAGTTCTAGTTGACAGTCAGTAGCGCGGTACTGGCACCTTGCTAAGGACCGATAGCGGCGAACCGCTAAAAGTACTACAAAAAGCTACTTACGCAGCTAGTTGAGCACCGTAGTTGTCATCATTGGCAACTGTAAAAATGCAGCTTTGGATTTACGTGATTCGCTACCCTCACGACATGCACATCAGGTTTTGTAACCGGCGTCGAATCCTAATCGCCCCCGGTGGCTTTACCCATATTTTGTATATATGGGTGCGTTTTCGATTCACAAGTGAGTTGCCGAATCCGCAGGCCAGCTCGACAGTATACTCGCTTAGTTGCTTATAGGCTATGAGTGTTGCAGGTTTTGGTGTTTTGGCGCTCGCTGGTGCTAGCTTTGTATTCGGGGGCTGTTATTACAGATGGTGTTGCTGGGTTTGTGGCTAGTTGGCTTTCGCTAGACTGAAGCCAAAGCAAATGCCTTGCTGGTCGTTTTGTTCAAGCCACATGCGGCCGCCTTGGGCTTGGGTGAATTCTTGGCATAGGTTTAGGCCTAGGCCGGTGCCGCTTTCGCCTTCAGTGCCTTCGGTGCTGGTGTGGCCGTTGTGTTGGTTTTGCATCAGTTGGCTGGCTATGGGTTCGGGCATAGCTGTGCCCTCGTTGAAGACAAGTATTTCTACTTCGTTGTCGGTAGTGCGGCTGCTAATACGAATGATGCCTTCTTTAGGTGTGAACTTGATGGCGTTGTTGAGCAGGTTGCGAATGATGGCTTTGCATAAGGTGGTGTCGCCAAGCACTTGTGTGTTGGCACTTACTTCGCATTTGTACTTGATGTCTTTTAGTGCGAGTGATTCAGCCAGTAGGTCGAAGCTGGAGCTTAGCAGTGGTAAGAGGCTTTGCGCTTTGAGTTCTATTTTATTGGCGCCTATGCGTTGGGTTGACCATTGCAGCATTTCGTCGAGCAGTTGATAAACGCGCAAGGAGGAGTCGAGTATCAAGTGGGCGTTACGCACGATGCGCCCTTGTTCCATTTTCTCGGCTCGTTCGGAGAGCTGCTGCGATAAGCCCAGTATGCCGTTAAAGGGGGTGCGTAGGTCGTGGGCGATGGAGGTCAGCATGCTTTGCTGTTGTCGATAATTGCGTTCGGCATCTAAGGCGTGTTTACGGAGTTCTAGTTGGCTAATCACTTGTTTTGAAAGGATCTCTAGCGAGAGTCGTTGATTGTCGCTCAGTTGTTTGGGTTCTCTATCTATCACGCAGAGGGTGCCAATCGGGCAGCCATCGGGGGATACAAGTGGAGCGCCTGCGTAAAAGCGAATATCGGGGGCACCTGTGACAAGGGGGTTGTCGGCAAAGCGTTCGTCTTCGGTGGCATTACTCACTTCAAAGATGTGATCTTCTAAGATAGCGTGCGAGCAAAAGGCGATGCTTTTAGGGGTTTCTAGAGCATCCAAACCTACCCGTGATTTGAACCATTGGCGGTGGTCGTCGACAAGGCTGATAAGTGAAATAGGGGTTTCGCAAATGGCGGCGGCGAGTTCTGTTAGTTCGTCAAAGGCACGTTCGGCTTCAGTATCCAGTACTTCGTAATAGGCAAGTTTGGTTAGGCGCTGCTGTTCTCGTGGATGTGCTTTGGCGCTTTGCATATTAAGTCCCTGTTTATCGTCAGCAATGGTTAGGGGAAGGCACTATTAAGCATAGGCAAACATAGGCGGATTGCTGTGTTTCTAAAAAGGGAGGGGCGAGCTCTGGAAGTAAACAAAGGAGGATGTTTGTATATAAAAAAAGGCGCCAACCTCTCCCATACGAAGTTGACGCCTTAGAAATCGAATTTAGATGTCGTTTTAAGTCGGGCTTTGGCTTAGTGCTTCCATTTCTTCAAGGTCAATGCCCTTGGTTTCGTGAACAAATTTGATTACAAAAGCGATGGATACAAGGGCGCAAAAAGCGTAGATAGCGTAAGCGGCTGACAGGCCTATACCGGTCAACAGAATTGGGAAGCTGACGGTGATCAAGAAGTTGGAGCTCCACTGTGCCAAGCCTGCTATGGCTAAACCGGTGCCGCGAATTTGATTGGGGAACATTTCGCCAAGGGCGATCCACATAACAGGCCCCCAAGAGATGTTAAAGAAAAACACGTAGAGATTGGCGGAGACTAAGGCGATCAGGCCGCTGGTTTCACTGAGCTTTAATTGGCCGTTGCTTAATAGCTCGCCTTG containing:
- a CDS encoding tyrosine-type recombinase/integrase produces the protein MAIRKDGDKWLVDIRPNGVVGRRVRKKFDTKSEAIRFEKYLLAKASSDKEWNESKADRRLLSELIEIWYKLLGYQLKDGLRRKNKMIHTCEGLGDPRAEKLTPKMFLNYRFVRTEAGISGKTLNNELCYLNSMYNGLKASGEVSYSNPLGEMKMLKLDERELSWLSSDEIQHLLGTISSFSENPHVLLLTKICLATGARWGEAEAITLRKLSQYKLTFSQTKSGKVRVVPISKELNDELVEHLEEFDVFGSSISAFRRALVRSKIQLPKGQAAHVLRHTFASHFIMNGGNILTLQKILGHSTINMTMRYAHLSPDHLYEAVSLNPIENWL
- a CDS encoding replication endonuclease, with the protein product MVAYATKAGQFVDFDGRLHLNTTLEQFGTNECSPFRKRIIERCGMLANAVRAEYLHLAKSKSHASANLRLLELEAYLTVSDLWLLTSLSELIAFADDKAEFCQSISKKYDIEIECYDELCSIADSYQIDPPFVEKGATYKSCINRLCCSRWWRRKLKNLQNERIEILARDLRQVNAKSSPYCSPITLATRTSQRQASRSYLENTIVVNEKNDEFTLAQLSDKSVSNPAIRRFELLARCKGFELIAKAYKHNAAFITLTTPSRFHKMTKIIRNGRMIKVIPNKKYENLSPRDAQKYLSNVWARIQAKLSRLSIKPYGFRIAEPHHDGTPHWHFMLFATKENLEQVEEIFRHYALQDSPDENGAKKRRLKVEEIKSGTNPTTGKEYSATGYLIKYVCKNIDGHGVNNCNESDSKDWSGRNATDIAMSIEAWARTHRIRQFQQIGGASVTVWRELRRLSEQEGELEKLRIAARSNDWAAFTEAMGGPIVSRTDQSIRPAYGASENLDKETGELKKKLFTKYGDTASERVIGLLVGGMTVISRIHYWEVKDTPNLKSAQQKIMSGIVEVIDEIKFQNSPFINSIDQSDPRKRVALDSYQ
- a CDS encoding helix-turn-helix transcriptional regulator yields the protein MSIPIHEKIERIRAAVGLSQADFAELVGLSVNTLKAIVKRGSSPRFEVVEQIARRWPQYAYWLLTGQTMSPSHVSPLQADQLIYRVFDSANNPEPVVSELMVKPEFLTQLIFLQCIDEPNDLYCLIEAKAYTASQTKQCVLVSGNMNFCSDDKGALGLAKFAEFIERIGREDLVKSSHMKHVFSSDLEKLISSSEIAGEQLAEPDLGTAKWKMYVHLNFSKWRMDGARYEPTYSWRDMDF
- a CDS encoding single-stranded DNA-binding protein, whose protein sequence is MVKISIIDGHHQAKSRNTKNGVRYFQDAYVHLGGAFPHQIEIPLKAPTDANPVGEYELSLNNFQVGRFKNLELNPFEVGLIPLSKTLSKAS
- a CDS encoding ATP-binding protein → MQSAKAHPREQQRLTKLAYYEVLDTEAERAFDELTELAAAICETPISLISLVDDHRQWFKSRVGLDALETPKSIAFCSHAILEDHIFEVSNATEDERFADNPLVTGAPDIRFYAGAPLVSPDGCPIGTLCVIDREPKQLSDNQRLSLEILSKQVISQLELRKHALDAERNYRQQQSMLTSIAHDLRTPFNGILGLSQQLSERAEKMEQGRIVRNAHLILDSSLRVYQLLDEMLQWSTQRIGANKIELKAQSLLPLLSSSFDLLAESLALKDIKYKCEVSANTQVLGDTTLCKAIIRNLLNNAIKFTPKEGIIRISSRTTDNEVEILVFNEGTAMPEPIASQLMQNQHNGHTSTEGTEGESGTGLGLNLCQEFTQAQGGRMWLEQNDQQGICFGFSLAKAN
- a CDS encoding zonular occludens toxin domain-containing protein, whose amino-acid sequence is MTISAYTGLPGHGKTYGVVEHVIAPALEASRVVFTNIPMIDEECQSRFGMTVKQFRIEDIVENPNWWEDVFIAGSVIIIDELWRLWPSGLNAKNVRQEDKSFLAEHRHMVGENGYSTEIVLVTQDLGQIANFARSLVETTYRTIKQSKLGFSSRYRVDVYYGPVTGASPPVSKREREIHGSFKKEIFQLYQSHTKSKSGEAGNESRIDNRFSVLGRLSIKIGFALAILSLTALYYGVQHLIGHYSSPPTKYAVTPSLPIQPQVTPPSDQSQISTKPQVREKRKKENRFLSDADSVFITGRFSTRYPNGKTKIEYIFEINFTNSIVHLNQEELTFLGYEFEIVNDCMVKLGGQDYQGYALCRTHEEPKGFIEGLVSADPA